The DNA region CGTGGAGACCTACAGACAGGCCTGTAGCACGCATGTTCTGCGACATTCAGAAGCCTGATGGAAGTGCCTATGAAGGTGACAGCCGCTGGGTTCTTAAACGTGCTTTGGAAAAAGCAGCTGAACGCGGTTACACCTATTATGTAGGACCTGAGCTGGAATTTTTCCTTTTTGAAGATGAGAAGGGAACAAAAATAATCGATCGTGGCGGATACTTTGATGCTCCACCGCTTGATCTTGGTAATGATGTCCGCCGCGATATCATATTCTCACTGGAGCAGATGGGTTATCCCATAGAATACAGTCATCACGAGGTTGCCCCCAGCCAGCATGAGATAGATCTGCGTTATGCTGAGGGTATGAAAATGGCTGATACTGCCATGACCTACCGCGTTGTGGTCAAGGAAATTGCCCGTAAGCACGGTATATATGCCACCTTTATGCCCAAGCCTATTTTTGGCGAAAACGGTTCGGGAATGCATGTTCACCAGTCACTCTTTAAAAACGGCAAAAATGTATTTTTTGATGCCAATGACGAGTACCACCTGACAGCTGAAGGCAAGAGCTACATAGCCGGTATCCTGAAACATGCTCCTGAATTCACCTGCATAACAAATCAGTGGGTCAATTCATACAAGCGTCTTGTTCCGGGATACGAAGCCCCGGTTTACGTTGCCTGGGCACGGAGAAACCGTTCCGCTCTGGTAAGGGTTCCCATGTATAAGCCCGGAAAGGAAGCCGCTACCAGAATGGAACTGCGCTCACCTGATCCGGCAGCAAATCCATACTTAAGCTTTGCCGTAATGCTTGCTGCAGGGCTCAAAGGAATTGAAGAGGGATATGAACTGCCGGATCCTGTTGAAGAGAATATCTTCGCTATGGATGCTCCGACACTTTCCGAACATGGCATTACCGCTCTTCCCGGAAGTCTTTATGAGGCCGCCATTGAAATGCGCAATAGTGAAATGGTGCGTGAATGCCTTGGTGATCATATCCACACAAACTTTTATAATAATAAGATAAAAGAATGGGATCAATACCGTACTCAGGTAACTGAATACGAAATTGAAAATTATCTGCCTGTTCTATAATCCAAGATATATTCTGAATTTTAATTAAATTCTAAAGTTAAGACCTGATCTGCATGACGACATAAACTCGTTTTTGTTGGTCAGGTCTTTTTTTGTATGCTTAAAAGATGTTTAATTGAATATGGCAGTGGGTATGATGTTGCATGTAAACTTTTTAAATAAAAGTATTACATGTCAACAGAGCGGCTGGTTGCCGATGTCGT from Maridesulfovibrio bastinii DSM 16055 includes:
- a CDS encoding glutamine synthetase family protein, with product MAAPVFNCKNADDVLKAVRDYNISFVQFWFVDILGTLKSFQITPKELEGAFEEGMGFDGSSILGFTRIEESDMIAYPDPTTFQLCSWRPTDRPVARMFCDIQKPDGSAYEGDSRWVLKRALEKAAERGYTYYVGPELEFFLFEDEKGTKIIDRGGYFDAPPLDLGNDVRRDIIFSLEQMGYPIEYSHHEVAPSQHEIDLRYAEGMKMADTAMTYRVVVKEIARKHGIYATFMPKPIFGENGSGMHVHQSLFKNGKNVFFDANDEYHLTAEGKSYIAGILKHAPEFTCITNQWVNSYKRLVPGYEAPVYVAWARRNRSALVRVPMYKPGKEAATRMELRSPDPAANPYLSFAVMLAAGLKGIEEGYELPDPVEENIFAMDAPTLSEHGITALPGSLYEAAIEMRNSEMVRECLGDHIHTNFYNNKIKEWDQYRTQVTEYEIENYLPVL